In the genome of Pithys albifrons albifrons isolate INPA30051 chromosome 30, PitAlb_v1, whole genome shotgun sequence, the window GAGGCAGATATTGGATGCCAGATTCTTTTAttgcaaaaggaagaaaattcccACTGACAAAGTCACAGAAGGCAGAGGCAGGTTATGTGGCCAGGCTACCAGAGAGCTGTTCCTTCAGGCTTGTACCAGGCAGTGGCTGTTGCAGAGAGAAGCAAGTGCTCTGTGGGATGCTGGTGGAGTCAGGAAtgtgggcagaggcaggagtaaggaaagggagaaaggccctggggagaggggcaggagaggaggaaagagaggaggggTGAGGCTGATTCCCCCAAGGGTTTAAAGGGCTAATGGGTGAAGGTTTAGCAGGACCCACAGACATTCCAGATGTTCCTGGAGGAGCGGGGCAGGACACAAGGGCTGCAGGCGGGAGCAGCGCAGGCTGTGCCAAAGGTGCAGAGGCCCCCCGAGGCCTGGGTGGCCGCAGCAGAGGGGTAgaggccccccagccccaggttgCCCCCAAAGGCGGGGGCTCCGGCCGAGCCCACCACGGCttgctgggggaaggagctgaggatggggccggggAAGGTGACGACGACAGGGGGCGGCTGGATGAAGGCCGTGGAGTCGGGGCACTGGCGGGCACACAGCTCGTTGCAGCTCTCGGCgatgggctggggcacagccacgCTGCTCTTCGGGGGGCACAGATCGTAGCACGACATCTTggcgtggagagaggaggctgaAACACAAATCCCCAATAAAACAAGAGTTATGATGGAACAGGAGGTGCCCTGGCTAAGCAGTGCCCtggtcccagggctgccctgcagctggaggcacTGGAGCCACTCCAAtgtgcccacactgcccagcacctccctctgcactgacagCCACAGCCGTGCCCTCATCCCCCTCCCACACACCACCCAATCCCTGGCCaaggtgctgggcacagcctggctctgcctggcccAGCCAAGGGGCTCCCAGCATGGCCCATCCGTGCCAGTGCATGGCAGtgtggtgccagcacagccgctgccctgggagctgtggtgcccagccatgccctggccagcccctgccccagcaggccCAGCCCCGCAGGCCCCACCTGCCCTTTGGCTGAGCAGAGCGAGGCCGCAGCAGTGGATGCAGCCCTGGCCCAGGGCAGCGCTTTTATGGCTGGCCGGGGAGGccgggcaggagctgcccatgcTGGGGGCACGTGGCCGTGGGGGACAAgcccctgcctcctccctgcctggcacgGGGCTCTTTTGCTGACTCCCTTTCCTCAACAGCCCCAACCCGCTCTCACA includes:
- the LOC139683926 gene encoding scale keratin-like; this encodes MSCYDLCPPKSSVAVPQPIAESCNELCARQCPDSTAFIQPPPVVVTFPGPILSSFPQQAVVGSAGAPAFGGNLGLGGLYPSAAATQASGGLCTFGTACAAPACSPCVLPRSSRNIWNVCGSC